In Serratia marcescens subsp. marcescens ATCC 13880, a single genomic region encodes these proteins:
- a CDS encoding O-methyltransferase, translating to MSTLTTAPLAPLLNRLFQQASRRSPALAALFRDVPDAEQSRLMQSKTEYRELYHRLKDFPLAVSPATGALLYMLARGCRAQSIVEFGTSFGISTLHLAAALRDNGGGRLITCEFEPSKAARARDNLTEGGVIDLVEIRVGDALETLRGDLPATVDLLLLDGAKGLYPDILDLLESRLRPGALIVADNADDSPDYLARVRDPATGYLSTPFADDVELTIRL from the coding sequence ATGAGTACCCTGACCACTGCCCCCTTAGCGCCGCTGCTAAACCGCCTGTTCCAACAGGCATCCCGCCGGTCGCCGGCGCTTGCCGCCCTGTTCCGCGACGTGCCGGACGCAGAGCAAAGCCGGCTGATGCAGAGCAAAACCGAGTACCGCGAACTCTACCACCGCCTGAAGGATTTCCCGCTGGCCGTGTCGCCGGCGACCGGGGCCTTGCTCTACATGTTGGCGCGGGGTTGCCGGGCGCAAAGCATCGTCGAATTCGGCACGTCGTTCGGTATTTCGACCCTGCACCTGGCCGCCGCACTGCGCGATAACGGCGGCGGCCGATTGATTACCTGCGAGTTTGAACCGAGCAAAGCGGCGCGGGCGCGCGACAACCTGACCGAAGGCGGCGTCATCGACCTGGTAGAGATCCGCGTCGGCGACGCCCTGGAAACGCTGCGCGGCGATCTGCCGGCCACGGTCGACCTGCTGCTGCTCGACGGCGCCAAGGGACTTTATCCCGATATTCTCGACCTGCTTGAGAGCCGTCTGCGGCCCGGTGCGCTGATCGTCGCGGACAACGCCGATGACAGCCCGGATTACCTGGCGCGGGTGCGCGATCCGGCGACGGGCTATCTCTCCACGCCGTTCGCGGATGACGTCGAATTGACAATTCGGCTTTAA
- a CDS encoding carboxymuconolactone decarboxylase family protein, producing the protein MARIKLPAVSELTVEQQQQYARFPANLTLGLLKTSRSAQGYLSLGASFPAGRLCDKDREMIILRVGALSHSAYERMQHYPLAILAGWRDDDIEKIEQGVGIDARGAAILHFVDECVQQVKVSADTFNAVRRYYDEVQLAELSLIIGHYMMTARFLETLEIDLDLQATSWENMSTD; encoded by the coding sequence ATGGCCAGAATAAAACTGCCGGCAGTGAGTGAATTAACGGTTGAGCAACAGCAACAATATGCCCGTTTTCCCGCCAATCTTACGCTGGGTCTGTTGAAAACCAGCCGTTCGGCGCAGGGATATCTGTCGCTGGGCGCTTCTTTTCCGGCCGGGCGACTGTGTGATAAAGATCGGGAAATGATCATATTAAGGGTTGGCGCGTTAAGCCACAGCGCTTATGAGCGTATGCAACACTATCCGTTGGCGATCCTTGCGGGGTGGCGCGATGACGACATCGAGAAAATAGAGCAGGGTGTGGGCATCGACGCCAGAGGGGCGGCCATCTTGCATTTTGTCGATGAATGCGTGCAGCAGGTGAAGGTTTCTGCCGACACGTTTAACGCGGTCAGGCGCTATTATGATGAGGTTCAACTGGCTGAACTGTCATTAATTATTGGGCACTACATGATGACGGCGCGCTTTTTGGAAACGCTGGAAATCGATCTGGACCTACAAGCGACATCCTGGGAAAACATGTCAACGGATTGA
- a CDS encoding helix-turn-helix domain-containing protein produces the protein MKPSELTGEIPISIWFRNKSWPAGTQFPLQALPWGKLMYSMKGLAEINIEDNIYLSTPEYAIWLPVNTEHESVAKSAIDYVILHVSPPLCQSLPSKPQTLRLNKIVKAVLADFSERRIGYPHTPQDQTLVTALLEQLALSERFDSYLPLGSDDVIKIMTEKMSAAPHDFNTLAQWSGMLGLSERTLSRRFLAATGISFNEWKLRSKTLMAMTLLQEGRAVKYVASTLGYHDPSAFIAMFRRQTGQSPSGFLAVSHGPPKTGSGIMHGD, from the coding sequence ATGAAACCGTCAGAATTGACCGGGGAAATCCCAATATCGATTTGGTTCAGAAATAAATCCTGGCCGGCAGGAACGCAATTCCCTTTACAGGCGTTGCCATGGGGCAAACTGATGTATTCCATGAAAGGGTTGGCGGAAATAAATATTGAGGACAATATTTATTTATCCACACCGGAATATGCCATTTGGCTCCCCGTTAATACCGAACATGAATCCGTAGCAAAGAGTGCAATTGACTATGTCATTCTTCATGTCAGCCCCCCGCTATGCCAATCCTTACCGAGCAAACCGCAAACCCTGCGGCTGAATAAGATCGTCAAAGCGGTGCTGGCCGATTTTTCAGAAAGGCGCATTGGCTATCCGCACACGCCTCAGGACCAGACGTTGGTGACCGCATTGCTTGAGCAGCTGGCGCTGTCGGAGCGTTTTGACAGCTACCTGCCGCTCGGCAGCGACGACGTGATCAAGATCATGACCGAAAAGATGAGCGCCGCGCCGCACGATTTCAACACGTTGGCGCAATGGTCGGGCATGCTGGGCTTGAGCGAGCGTACGCTCTCGCGGCGATTTCTCGCCGCCACCGGCATCTCTTTCAATGAATGGAAGCTGAGAAGCAAAACCCTCATGGCGATGACGCTGTTGCAGGAAGGGAGAGCCGTCAAATATGTCGCCTCTACCCTGGGGTATCACGATCCTTCCGCGTTTATCGCCATGTTCAGACGGCAAACGGGCCAGTCCCCCTCCGGTTTTTTAGCGGTAAGTCATGGCCCCCCGAAAACAGGCTCAGGCATAATGCATGGCGACTGA
- a CDS encoding cyclase family protein → MYGKIIDLSVPLMSGIASDPERFLPEIEYVDNKRGALQLAESFPGLDPLALPRQEGWAVEFVRMSTHAGTHMDAPYHYHSHMDDGSASKTIDEIPLEWCIGPGVKLDFRHFPDGYVVTAHDIERELARIDHPLAVGDIVLVNTAAGGRYGSEDFIHRGCGMGREATLYLTERGVRVVGTDAWSWDAPFSHTRTKFEQSGDISLIWEGHYAGSKYPYCQIEKLCNLELLPPCGFNVISLPVKVYKASAGWARPVAIIDERAGE, encoded by the coding sequence ATGTACGGTAAAATCATTGATCTTTCGGTGCCGCTGATGAGCGGGATCGCTTCCGATCCGGAGCGGTTTCTGCCGGAAATCGAGTATGTTGACAACAAGCGCGGAGCGTTGCAGCTGGCGGAGTCATTTCCCGGCCTGGATCCCCTGGCGCTGCCGCGTCAGGAGGGCTGGGCGGTGGAATTTGTCCGCATGAGCACCCATGCGGGGACGCATATGGACGCCCCTTATCACTACCATTCGCATATGGACGACGGTTCGGCGTCAAAAACCATTGATGAAATACCGTTGGAATGGTGTATCGGCCCTGGCGTCAAATTGGATTTTCGCCATTTTCCAGACGGTTATGTGGTCACTGCACATGATATTGAGCGTGAATTAGCGAGGATTGATCATCCGCTCGCCGTCGGCGATATTGTTCTGGTCAATACGGCGGCCGGTGGGCGCTACGGCAGTGAAGATTTTATTCATCGCGGTTGCGGCATGGGCCGTGAGGCGACGCTGTATCTTACTGAACGCGGCGTCAGAGTGGTTGGCACCGATGCCTGGAGCTGGGATGCGCCATTCAGCCATACGCGCACCAAATTTGAACAAAGCGGCGATATTTCGCTTATTTGGGAAGGGCACTATGCCGGCAGTAAATATCCTTATTGCCAGATTGAAAAACTGTGCAATCTTGAATTGCTCCCCCCCTGCGGATTCAACGTGATCAGTCTGCCGGTCAAAGTTTATAAGGCATCCGCCGGCTGGGCTCGGCCGGTTGCAATTATCGATGAACGCGCGGGGGAATAA
- a CDS encoding LysR family transcriptional regulator has product MTDPDFNLLIALDALLTAGSVAGAARRLGLSPSAMSRTLSRLRAATGDPLLVRAGRHMVLTPYAETLRERARHAAFEARAVLRPAQGALDPAALDRTFTLRANDGFVEAFGPALIAAAEQAPRVRLRFAPKPEKSDRPLREGLVDLEIGVLGDMGPEIRLQALFRDRFVGVMRTAHPLAQQPEIDVADYAACGHVVASRSGRILGPVDAALAELGLARHIAAVVPSFPAALAVAQASNLLALLPASFVQAQPADGPLRVFELPVKTPPITVSQMWHPRLDAEADHRWLRQLVLSVCRRQAQPPSSDNVT; this is encoded by the coding sequence ATGACAGACCCTGATTTCAACCTGCTGATCGCGCTCGACGCGCTGCTGACGGCGGGCAGCGTTGCCGGCGCGGCGCGCCGTCTCGGTTTAAGCCCCTCGGCGATGAGCCGTACCCTCAGCCGACTGCGCGCGGCCACCGGCGATCCCCTGCTGGTGCGCGCCGGCCGTCATATGGTGCTGACGCCCTATGCCGAAACGCTGCGCGAGCGGGCGCGGCACGCGGCGTTCGAAGCCCGCGCTGTGTTGCGTCCGGCGCAGGGAGCATTGGATCCCGCCGCGCTGGATCGTACCTTCACGCTGCGCGCCAATGACGGCTTCGTCGAGGCCTTCGGCCCGGCGCTGATCGCCGCCGCCGAACAGGCGCCGCGGGTGCGGTTGCGCTTTGCGCCCAAGCCGGAGAAAAGCGACCGCCCCCTGCGTGAAGGTCTGGTCGATCTGGAGATCGGCGTGTTGGGTGACATGGGCCCGGAAATCCGCCTGCAGGCGCTGTTCCGCGATCGCTTCGTTGGCGTGATGAGAACCGCACACCCGCTGGCGCAACAGCCGGAGATTGACGTCGCCGACTACGCCGCCTGCGGCCACGTGGTGGCCTCGCGCAGCGGGCGCATCCTCGGGCCGGTAGACGCCGCGCTGGCGGAGCTGGGGCTGGCACGCCATATCGCCGCCGTGGTGCCGAGCTTTCCCGCCGCGCTGGCGGTGGCGCAGGCCTCGAACCTGTTGGCGTTGCTTCCCGCCTCTTTCGTGCAGGCTCAACCTGCCGATGGCCCGCTGCGCGTCTTCGAGCTGCCGGTAAAAACGCCGCCCATCACCGTCTCGCAGATGTGGCATCCGCGCCTGGACGCCGAGGCGGATCACCGCTGGCTGCGGCAGTTGGTGCTGTCGGTTTGTCGTCGGCAGGCGCAGCCCCCGTCGAGTGACAATGTCACCTAA
- a CDS encoding TetR family transcriptional regulator codes for MTERRSKQISSRKQPQQARSAELVSAILTAAIQVLAQEGAARFTTARVAERAGVSVGSLYQYFPNKAAILFRLQSDEWRQTTDMLGRILADREKTPFARLRLLVQAFIRSECEEAQMRVALNDAAPLYRDAPEAQAVKAAGKDIVQVFMCEALPDVPQVTRRLAGDLIVGTLGAAGKQFSETPRTDPEIAAYADAMADMFCAYLADLNGHQRP; via the coding sequence ATGACTGAACGCCGCAGTAAGCAAATTTCCTCGAGAAAACAACCGCAACAGGCGCGCTCCGCCGAACTGGTGTCCGCTATTCTGACCGCCGCTATTCAGGTTTTGGCGCAGGAGGGGGCGGCGCGTTTCACCACCGCCAGGGTGGCCGAGCGTGCCGGCGTCAGCGTCGGGTCGCTTTATCAGTATTTCCCCAATAAGGCGGCGATCCTGTTTCGTTTGCAGAGCGACGAATGGCGGCAGACCACGGATATGCTGGGCCGTATTTTGGCCGACCGCGAGAAAACGCCGTTCGCGCGCTTGCGATTGTTGGTGCAGGCGTTTATCCGTTCGGAATGTGAAGAGGCGCAGATGCGCGTAGCGTTGAATGATGCGGCGCCGCTTTACCGCGATGCGCCGGAGGCACAGGCGGTAAAGGCAGCCGGCAAGGATATCGTGCAGGTTTTCATGTGCGAAGCGTTGCCTGATGTTCCGCAGGTCACTCGCCGGTTGGCGGGCGATCTGATCGTCGGCACGTTGGGGGCGGCGGGCAAGCAATTCTCCGAAACGCCGCGAACTGATCCCGAGATCGCGGCTTATGCCGATGCGATGGCGGACATGTTCTGCGCTTATCTGGCCGATTTAAACGGACATCAGAGGCCGTAA